From Pseudomonas sp. G2-4:
GTGGCTGCTGGTGTTCGCAAAGCACCTCTACGATCCGCTTCACCTGTTCGCGGTCTTGGCCTTGCGGCACTGAACGACGAACACTGGTGCGCTGCATTCCCAGCGCCTTACTCGGGCTCGGCACTTTCACATACTGATCACCGCGAAGCGCGGCCATGGTCCGATTCACACTGGACAACCGGTTTTGCGCGGTTCCGATGGTGAGCTCACCTTGTTCAACTTGCTGACGAAGATGTCCGGCGTAGTCCAGCAAGGTCTGCCCATCAATCTGTCGCGCGTCGTTAAACCCGGGTCCATCCACCGACCGACACCACCGCACAAACGCCTGCCACCGATCACTGTGTGCTTTGACCGTGCCGTAATGCCCGCCGCCAAATAGGTCGCGCAGCGCCTGCGGTCCGGCATAACTCAGCTGCCGGCCATAGCCAAAATTACGCCCATCGCGTCTACCTACTAGCGCCATGATCAAACTCCTCTCGAAGCCAAAATCTTTGAAACTTTCCCCACGTCATCCCGCCAAGAATGTTGAGTGTTATCAGGGATCAAGGCCCCTGCGGCCTGTGAGGGTTGTCCACTAACGCGGGACTGACGGCTCCTTACGACCGGGAGCTTGGGCATCTCATGATCTGGCCTCCTGAACACTTCCGAAGAAGTGGGCGGGTGGAGGCTGCACTGGCTGACGAGACCAATGCCGCGAGAACCTGAGTCGGGTGAAGGCAGTGAGGCGATGACCGGGGCATGCCTGACTGTCAGTCAGGTGCAGTCCATTCCCTGGGCTGCGGCACCACCATCTGCATCGCTGTTGCTAGTGACTTCGGTGTTTGTCACGCCGATTGTCACGAGGGGAAATGCCGCAATGCCTTGTACGAGGTGGGCTGCAGCAGTGGTAGGAGCGCCCGTCTCTTTCCGGGAGAAAGAGACGGGCGCAGGTTGGCTCAATGAAATGGCCAAGCGGATAGGTTGCTGCAGGGCAGCTATGAAAGGGGGAAGTTGCCGCAGTGGGCACACTGGTAAAAGTAGGCATCCATCACATCGCTGTGACCGTGCGAGCCCCCGGACGCTAATCGCACTTTGGGAGAACCACCACGGTGTGGCGTAGCCTTAAAGGTTCTGGCTACCTGGGTTGCTGTCAAAGACAGCGCTTTGCCCGATCTTTTCTACGCCTGTGGATAATTTGGGTCAAGGCTCGAATTTTCGGGAATTCTGCGGCTGTGGATGAAATTATCCACCGGTGGAAATCTATGGTTTTCCACAGACAATTTGCGTGGGCTTTAGATTTTTTAAATGAGGTCCATCCAAGCAGGGCGGCTTTGCAGCCCCGCTTGGATGGACCCGCGTGGAAGGGCGGACAACGGTGATCTCACAGGCTTACCCACGTTTGGATGCGCCACGGCTATTTTGTAGGGCTGTGATGTTGTCGCCGACTGGGTGAGCGAATTCGTGGGGTGTCACATGCCCATGGCGGTTGGCGTCGATGTAGTTACTCCACCACGCCATGATCAGCCTGCGCTGTTCGAGGAATTCGGCCTTGTGGATATACGCGGCACGCACACGGTTGCGTTCCTTGTGGCTCATTTGTCTTTCGATGGCTGCGTCGGTCCATAACCCGGACTCCAGCAGAGCGCTACAGGCCATGGTCCTGAAGCCGTGGCCGCACACGTCCTTGCTGGTGTCATAGCCGACGTTGCGGAGCATGGTGTTCACCGTATTCTCGGACATGGGCTTCCAGTACTTGTGGTCGCCCGGTAGCACCAACTCTGAAAAGCGACTGAGGCTGCGCAGGCGCTCCAGTATTTCGATGACCTGCGGCGATAGCGGAACCATTTGAATGTCGCCGTTCATTTTGGTCCCGCGTGTGGAGTTGCGTACCCCTTCAATCGGTGCGCGCGTATCTGGGATTTCCCACATGGCGCGTTGAAGGTCGAACTCACTCCATCGAGCGAAGCGTAGTTCGCTGGAGCGGACGAATACATGCAACGTCAACAGGACGGCAAGGCGCGTCAGCTCGCGACCGTTGTAGTTGTCGATGCGTTGTAGCAGTTCGGGTAGGCGGTTGAGGGATAGGGCGGGGCGATGGACTGTGCGCGGCGCGTGAATCGAGCCTGCCAGATCCAGTGCAGGATTCATGGTGATCTGCCGAGCCCTTTTGGCCCCGCGCATGATGGTGGATAAGTAGTTCTGTACCCTTAACGCCACATCCATGGTGCCGCGTTCCTTGATGCGCTGGGTGATCTCTAACAGGTCATGGGTATCGAGTTCAGCGATGGGTCGTTGGCCGATCAGCGGGAAGACGTGGGTGCGCAGTCGGCTCATTACGGTTTTTGCGTGGCCTGCGGTCCAGCGGCGGGACATATCAGCGTGCCACTCCAGGGCAACGGTTTCGAAAAGCAGTGCCGCCCGTTGGGCTACGATCTTGGCCTTTTTCTTTTCTTCCATTGGATCGAGGTTGTCTAGCAGTAACGCCTTGGCTTCGTCTCGCTTACGCCGTGCGAC
This genomic window contains:
- a CDS encoding integrase arm-type DNA-binding domain-containing protein, which produces MPRLAIPLSDLQCRTAKTRERAYKLFDGGGMYLFVKPNGVKTWRLKYTKPSGKEGTLIIGNYPIVTLSVARRKRDEAKALLLDNLDPMEEKKKAKIVAQRAALLFETVALEWHADMSRRWTAGHAKTVMSRLRTHVFPLIGQRPIAELDTHDLLEITQRIKERGTMDVALRVQNYLSTIMRGAKRARQITMNPALDLAGSIHAPRTVHRPALSLNRLPELLQRIDNYNGRELTRLAVLLTLHVFVRSSELRFARWSEFDLQRAMWEIPDTRAPIEGVRNSTRGTKMNGDIQMVPLSPQVIEILERLRSLSRFSELVLPGDHKYWKPMSENTVNTMLRNVGYDTSKDVCGHGFRTMACSALLESGLWTDAAIERQMSHKERNRVRAAYIHKAEFLEQRRLIMAWWSNYIDANRHGHVTPHEFAHPVGDNITALQNSRGASKRG